Part of the Spirochaeta isovalerica genome, GTGCTAGACTTCACATATTGTCGGAACGTTGTACGCAATTTCTAGCTTAAAAAGCTTTAAAAATTAACTCGCCCGTCCTTGGGCCCGTTTTTAAGACCAATCTTCTATTTTCAAACCTTCTACTCGTTCAAACTCTTTTAGATTGTTTGTAACCATAGTCATAGTATTCGAGATTCCTTGAGCTGCTAGTAACATGTCGATCGGACCGATTATGTTTCCATTTCTTCTAAGATTGGTTTTGATCATTCCATATGGTACTGCATCTGATTCTTTGAAATCCAGAATGTTGAAAATTGAAAGGAATTCCAGCAAGGCTATTCTATTCTTTTCAGGATATTGACTATTCGATACACCATATTCCAATTCTGCTACTGTTAGTGAAGAGATGTAGATCCCATCGCTCAAATGCTCTGATATTTTATCTAATAAATTGGGGGATTTCTTTTTAATTGCAAAGATGCAGATATTTGTATCTAGGATATACATTTAAAATGTTTCTCTTTCCTGGTCTATGTTCTGATCTCTACCATCATGCATAAAATCATCACTAAAGGAGTTCAATCCGTGAAGGAAAGTCTCCCATGCTTTATCATGAGGTAATAAAATTACAGCATCTCCGTGTTTCTGAATTATTACATCCTCTCCAAGAAATTGATATTCTTTTGGCAACCTAACCGCTTGGCTACGACCATTCATGAATAATTTTGCTGTCTGCATATAATCACCTCTACCTATAATATACCTTGGTATATACCACTATTCAATAGATAAGCGCTAAATTTTGATAAATACTGTTCCTAAGAACATCCGTGTTCTTAGGAAAGTTGAACAAAATCAGCTAGAAACAGCGTACAACAGCGAATATACGCGGCGTCTCCGGCTTGGGCTTCGCCTATTTTTTCCTCTGTCAAAATTATTGCAGATGAGGTTATACTGCTACTGCAAATGGATTATGTTTAAACTGTTTCTGGTTTCAAACTCGCAATAATGTTGCCAGTCCTCCGGAACGAAAAAAAACATCGCATATTTGCAAAACGTTTGGTGCAATACCCAATTATTAAAGCAGTTAAGGATGAAAAAAAATGAAACAAGATATTGTCCATATAGCATTGGTTGTTAAAGATTATGATGAAGCAATCGAGTTTTATACTAAAAAATTACATTTCACTCTTATTGAAGATACATATCAGCCTGAACAGGATAAGCGCTGGGTCGTGGTTTCTCCTCCTGGCTCAACAGGCACAACTATATTACTCGCAAGGGCATCTAAACCAGAGCAAACAGATTTTATTGGAGCGCAATCTGGAGGAAGAGTTTTTCTTTTTCTGAATACAGATGACTTCTGGAGAGATTACAAAGATATGGTATCCAAAGGAATAGAATTTGTAAGGCCACCCAAAGAAGCTGATTATGGCTTTGTTGCTGTTTTTAAGGATCTATATGGAAATCTCTGGGATTTGCTGGAATTAAAAAAAGAGCATCATATTAGTCAGCGATTTAGCTAACGGTTAAAAATTGGGTACAGCACCTAGCAGCGAATATACGGCTCCGCCTGCGGCTCCACCCAAATTGCCTTTGGTCGCAAGCTCCTGACGGTAACTTCGTATATTGGCGGAACGTTATATGCAATTTCCAAATCAGCTTTTTTTGGAGTAACAATGAGTCTATATAAATATTTGTATGGAAAGAAAAAGTTTCTCATGCCAATCATTGAAGGAAATGGAATAATTCGATTTAACAACATAAAAGAATATTCCAATTATGCGAATCAAAAAATTAGAGATGACGAATTTTATAAAAAACTTCATTTAGATTATAGTACTTCTCGAAATGTTAAATTAATTGGGGGAAATGAAATTCGAGAATATTATTTTAATCCAGGCGATGAAGCTGAATTAAAATTTATTCCCATAATATGCTATTCAAAATGTTTTAGTAATAAAGCCTTCTCTGAGGATATGTTTCACAAATTTGAATCCGATATTTGCT contains:
- the vapC gene encoding type II toxin-antitoxin system tRNA(fMet)-specific endonuclease VapC; the protein is MYILDTNICIFAIKKKSPNLLDKISEHLSDGIYISSLTVAELEYGVSNSQYPEKNRIALLEFLSIFNILDFKESDAVPYGMIKTNLRRNGNIIGPIDMLLAAQGISNTMTMVTNNLKEFERVEGLKIEDWS
- the vapB gene encoding type II toxin-antitoxin system antitoxin VapB; translation: MQTAKLFMNGRSQAVRLPKEYQFLGEDVIIQKHGDAVILLPHDKAWETFLHGLNSFSDDFMHDGRDQNIDQERETF
- a CDS encoding VOC family protein, with protein sequence MKQDIVHIALVVKDYDEAIEFYTKKLHFTLIEDTYQPEQDKRWVVVSPPGSTGTTILLARASKPEQTDFIGAQSGGRVFLFLNTDDFWRDYKDMVSKGIEFVRPPKEADYGFVAVFKDLYGNLWDLLELKKEHHISQRFS